Proteins co-encoded in one Candidatus Thiodictyon syntrophicum genomic window:
- the wecB gene encoding non-hydrolyzing UDP-N-acetylglucosamine 2-epimerase has protein sequence MLIDIIAGARPNFMKIAPIIRALEARKAAGSPLRYRLVHTGQHYDARLSGDFFLQLGIPAPDVNLEVGSGTQAEQTAAIMTGYERLLLGAPSKLCLVVGDVTSTMACAIAAQKLCIPVAHVEGGIRSGDWTMPEEINRMVTDAITNWFFTTSEFANANLRKTGVGDERIFFVGNTMIDSLLANLDRLRPPPFWDDLGLRAGEYFVVTLHRPANVDEGAALARMLAAIGAGTRGLPVIFPVHPRTAKTLGDLTDLPGSLHLVEPQPYLEFNYLVRHAKAVITDSGGITEETTVLGVPCMTLRDTTERPETVSMGTNALIGSDPAKLGPALDRLFAGDWQPGGIPQLWDGRAGERIVVGLEQVLGAQC, from the coding sequence ATGCTCATCGATATCATTGCCGGCGCCCGCCCGAATTTCATGAAGATCGCGCCGATCATCCGGGCCTTGGAGGCACGGAAGGCAGCCGGCAGCCCATTGCGATACCGCCTGGTACATACCGGCCAGCACTATGACGCCCGCCTGTCGGGCGATTTTTTTCTCCAGTTGGGTATTCCGGCGCCGGATGTGAACCTGGAGGTCGGTTCCGGTACCCAGGCGGAGCAGACGGCGGCGATCATGACCGGCTATGAGCGGCTGCTGCTGGGGGCACCATCCAAGCTCTGTCTGGTGGTGGGGGACGTGACCTCGACCATGGCCTGCGCCATTGCGGCGCAGAAGCTGTGCATCCCGGTGGCGCATGTGGAGGGCGGCATCCGCTCCGGTGATTGGACCATGCCGGAGGAGATCAACCGGATGGTGACGGACGCCATCACCAACTGGTTCTTCACCACCAGTGAGTTTGCCAACGCCAATCTGCGCAAGACCGGGGTCGGGGATGAGCGGATCTTCTTCGTCGGCAATACCATGATCGACAGCTTGCTGGCCAACCTGGACCGACTGCGCCCGCCGCCGTTCTGGGATGACCTGGGGTTGCGGGCAGGCGAGTATTTCGTCGTGACCCTGCACCGCCCGGCGAACGTGGACGAGGGCGCGGCGCTGGCGCGGATGCTGGCCGCCATCGGCGCAGGGACGCGCGGCCTGCCGGTGATCTTCCCGGTGCACCCGCGCACCGCCAAGACGCTGGGCGACCTGACCGACCTGCCCGGGAGCCTGCATCTGGTGGAGCCTCAGCCGTACCTGGAATTCAATTACCTGGTCAGGCACGCCAAGGCGGTGATCACCGACTCTGGTGGCATCACAGAGGAGACCACGGTGCTGGGGGTGCCTTGCATGACGCTGCGGGACACTACGGAGCGGCCGGAGACGGTCAGTATGGGGACCAATGCGCTGATTGGTAGCGATCCCGCCAAGCTCGGGCCGGCGCTCGATCGGCTGTTTGCCGGGGACTGGCAGCCGGGTGGGATACCGCAACTGTGGGATGGGCGAGCGGGGGAGCGGATCGTCGTGGGGCTTGAACAGGTGCTCGGGGCTCAGTGCTAA
- a CDS encoding class I SAM-dependent methyltransferase, which translates to MSEAKDAVHAFWDQAACGEALYLADVDRAGYLAQAQTRYRLEPYIRDFAGFEAARGLRVLEIGVGLGADHQEFAAAGADLWGIDLTERAVAHTRRRLAAFGLASRLAVGDAENLEFPAETFDLVYSWGVLHHSPDTPKAIAEVWRVLKPGGCARIMIYHRWSLVGLMLWARYALLGLRPWLSLTEVYARYLESPGTKAYSVREARALCADFREVRIATVLTHGDLLESDAGQRHRGALLTLARKVWPRGLIRRLWPNAGLFMLIEARK; encoded by the coding sequence ATGAGTGAGGCGAAAGACGCGGTGCATGCCTTTTGGGACCAGGCGGCCTGCGGCGAGGCCCTGTATCTGGCGGATGTGGATCGTGCCGGCTATCTGGCCCAGGCGCAGACGCGCTACCGGTTGGAGCCCTATATCCGTGACTTTGCCGGTTTCGAGGCGGCGCGCGGCTTGCGCGTGCTGGAGATCGGCGTGGGGCTGGGGGCGGATCATCAGGAGTTTGCCGCGGCGGGTGCGGACCTGTGGGGGATCGACCTGACCGAGCGGGCGGTCGCGCATACGCGGCGACGCCTGGCGGCGTTTGGGCTGGCCTCGCGGTTGGCGGTGGGGGACGCGGAGAACCTGGAGTTCCCGGCCGAAACGTTCGATCTGGTGTATTCCTGGGGTGTGTTGCATCACAGCCCGGACACGCCCAAGGCGATCGCCGAGGTGTGGCGGGTGCTGAAGCCGGGCGGGTGCGCGAGGATCATGATCTACCACCGGTGGTCCTTGGTCGGCCTGATGCTCTGGGCGCGCTACGCCTTGCTGGGGCTGAGGCCCTGGTTGTCGCTGACCGAGGTCTATGCGCGCTATCTGGAGAGTCCCGGCACCAAGGCTTATTCGGTTCGCGAGGCGCGGGCGCTGTGTGCGGATTTCCGTGAGGTGCGGATCGCGACGGTGCTGACGCATGGTGATCTGCTGGAGTCCGACGCGGGGCAGCGACATCGCGGGGCTTTGCTGACGCTGGCGCGCAAGGTGTGGCCGCGGGGGCTGATTCGGCGGCTATGGCCCAATGCCGGGCTGTTCATGTTGATCGAGGCGAGGAAGTAG
- a CDS encoding DUF2887 domain-containing protein — MKTDHPIYLFLSTGAEAFRVLTGGHQLVGEYRFCSLTIKGLERRLDGIFEPEGHAGPVYVVEFQGQYAAGAWYNLLTKIGLYGEEHPERDVIGIAVFLRERDAPGCPSRVGEAGSLAMGVALDRILPEWLAREPDNPYVAVFAPLMIEDDAELRAQAPALWRTVQEAPVLPAVRDLLSQVLEFWFFERFRGLTAKEIWAMLNLVTPIQETRAYQSIFEEGKTEGEAKGKAEGKAEGRASTLKRQLARRFGAVPGWAQRRIDAAPVAQLDAWLDGIFDAESLLALIGPQEGSG; from the coding sequence GTGAAGACCGACCATCCGATCTATCTGTTTCTGTCGACGGGTGCGGAGGCCTTCCGGGTGCTGACCGGTGGCCACCAACTGGTCGGGGAGTACCGTTTCTGCTCGTTGACGATCAAGGGGCTGGAGCGGCGCCTGGACGGTATTTTTGAGCCTGAGGGGCACGCTGGGCCCGTGTATGTGGTCGAATTCCAGGGGCAGTACGCGGCCGGTGCCTGGTATAACCTGCTGACCAAGATCGGGCTGTACGGTGAGGAACATCCCGAGCGCGATGTGATCGGTATCGCGGTGTTTCTGCGTGAGCGCGACGCGCCGGGGTGTCCGAGCCGGGTCGGGGAGGCGGGCTCGCTGGCCATGGGGGTGGCGCTTGATCGCATCCTGCCCGAGTGGTTGGCGCGCGAGCCGGATAATCCATACGTGGCGGTGTTCGCGCCGCTGATGATCGAGGATGACGCAGAATTACGGGCGCAGGCCCCGGCGCTGTGGCGCACGGTGCAGGAGGCGCCGGTGTTGCCCGCGGTGCGCGACCTGCTTTCGCAGGTGCTGGAGTTTTGGTTTTTTGAACGGTTTCGCGGGCTGACCGCGAAGGAGATTTGGGCCATGTTGAATCTGGTGACACCGATCCAGGAGACCCGGGCCTATCAGTCGATCTTTGAGGAGGGTAAGACTGAGGGTGAGGCCAAAGGTAAGGCCGAGGGCAAGGCCGAGGGTAGGGCCAGCACGCTCAAACGCCAACTGGCCCGCCGCTTCGGTGCGGTGCCGGGCTGGGCGCAGCGGCGCATCGACGCGGCGCCGGTGGCGCAACTGGATGCCTGGCTCGACGGGATCTTCGATGCCGAGAGTTTGCTGGCCCTGATCGGTCCGCAGGAGGGTTCTGGCTGA
- a CDS encoding Rpn family recombination-promoting nuclease/putative transposase: protein MSRSPRRRRSHASTRATAQPAGAPHDGSYKHLFSHPEMVEGLLRDFVQEDWLALIDFTTLEKQGGSYVTDDLRTREDDIIWRVRVAGDWLYVYLLIEFQSEVDPWMAVRVMVYTGLLYQDLIKSQAVAAGERLPPVFPLVLYNGSGRWTAARDVADLIVPWPDALARYRPQQRYHLIDEGRIEEDTLEQATSVAAELVRLETLAGDGPDALRPILHRLSVRLQGPGYTSLRRALTVWFARVLLRRLLPGEKLPEVHDLTEVETMLAERVDEWTQKWKREGMLEGELKGKREGKREGKREGKREGKTDALKRLLTGRFGQLPPWARARIDAASLGQLDAWLDGIFAAGTLEALLGRQPPEPRPPAG, encoded by the coding sequence ATGTCCCGATCCCCTCGCCGGCGTCGCTCCCACGCGTCCACTCGGGCGACCGCCCAGCCGGCGGGTGCGCCGCACGACGGCTCCTACAAACACCTGTTCTCCCATCCGGAGATGGTCGAGGGCCTGCTGCGTGACTTCGTGCAGGAGGACTGGCTGGCGCTGATCGACTTCACCACCCTGGAGAAGCAGGGTGGCAGCTATGTCACCGACGACCTGCGTACGCGCGAGGATGACATCATCTGGCGGGTCCGGGTGGCGGGGGATTGGCTCTATGTGTACCTGCTGATCGAGTTCCAAAGCGAGGTCGACCCTTGGATGGCGGTGCGGGTGATGGTCTACACCGGGCTGCTGTATCAGGACCTGATCAAGAGCCAGGCGGTGGCCGCGGGTGAGCGCCTGCCGCCGGTGTTTCCGCTGGTGCTCTACAACGGTTCCGGGCGCTGGACGGCGGCGCGCGATGTCGCCGACCTGATCGTCCCGTGGCCCGACGCGCTGGCGCGCTACCGGCCCCAACAGCGCTATCATCTGATTGACGAGGGCCGCATTGAGGAGGATACGCTGGAGCAGGCTACCAGCGTCGCGGCTGAACTGGTGCGGCTGGAAACCTTGGCCGGCGACGGGCCCGACGCGCTACGTCCGATACTGCACCGGCTCAGCGTGCGGTTGCAGGGTCCGGGCTACACCAGCCTGCGGCGGGCGCTGACGGTCTGGTTCGCGCGGGTCCTGCTGCGGCGCTTGCTGCCGGGCGAAAAGTTGCCGGAAGTGCATGATTTAACGGAGGTCGAGACGATGTTGGCCGAACGGGTGGATGAGTGGACGCAGAAGTGGAAGCGGGAAGGGATGCTGGAGGGTGAACTGAAAGGCAAGCGGGAAGGTAAGCGGGAAGGCAAGCGGGAAGGTAAGCGGGAAGGCAAGACCGACGCGTTGAAGCGCTTGCTGACGGGCCGGTTTGGTCAACTGCCCCCTTGGGCACGGGCCCGCATTGATGCGGCGAGCCTCGGTCAACTGGACGCCTGGCTGGACGGGATTTTCGCCGCCGGGACGCTGGAAGCCCTGCTGGGTCGCCAGCCCCCGGAGCCCCGCCCGCCTGCGGGTTGA
- a CDS encoding type II toxin-antitoxin system HigB family toxin → MIKAGGNNYRVVVIVRYRDGKIFVRWVMTHREYDHWCKLYKQGKV, encoded by the coding sequence ATGATCAAGGCCGGCGGGAACAACTACCGCGTCGTGGTCATCGTTCGCTACCGGGACGGTAAGATATTCGTTCGTTGGGTCATGACGCACCGGGAATACGATCATTGGTGCAAACTGTACAAACAAGGCAAGGTGTAA
- a CDS encoding helix-turn-helix domain-containing protein, producing the protein MSDYDTHHFAIEASEAKEVLRYLMEVRGLKQSDLAEIVPQSNLSAILAGRRKISATLAGKLAKYFSISATVFIPT; encoded by the coding sequence GTGAGCGACTACGATACGCACCATTTTGCTATTGAGGCATCGGAGGCCAAGGAGGTGCTGCGCTACCTGATGGAAGTACGCGGCCTGAAACAAAGCGATCTGGCTGAAATCGTGCCCCAGAGCAACCTGTCGGCCATTCTCGCCGGCAGGCGTAAGATCAGCGCAACACTTGCGGGAAAACTCGCCAAGTATTTCAGCATCAGCGCGACAGTTTTCATTCCGACCTAA
- a CDS encoding bi-domain-containing oxidoreductase, which yields MKQILQNLKDGRTELAEVPCPRVGRGALLIRTSCTLISAGTERMLVDFGKANPLEKARQQPEKVRQVLEKVRTDGLVPTLEAVRNKLEQPLPLGYCNVGVVAELGAGVAGFAVGDRVASNGRHAEMVSVPVNLCARVPDGVGDEAAAFTVIGAIALQGIRLAAPTLGEAVVVTGLGLIGLMTVQLLRAHGCRVLGIDLDPAKLALARQFGAETVDLAAGQDPVAVAATFARGRGVDAVIITAATRSNEPVHQAALMCRRRGRIVLVGVVGLELSRADFYEKELSFQVSCSYGPGRYDPLYEEQGQDYPIGFVRWTEQRNFEAVLDMLADGRLDVGPLVSHRFALADAERAYAVVGGAEPSLGILLEYPGGDDARLRERSFSLPCSASFSLPGSASFSLPRSAWECRADALRPDGGLDAGASALAPTLERGSQRAAVSFIGAGNYATGVLIPAFKAAGARLVSVASSGGVSGVHAGRKFGFLRTTTDTESLFADAESDALVITTRHDSHARLVLQGLAAGKAVFVEKPLCLTLEELGRIETALAPSLTRSAWECRADAPRPEGGLDAGASALAPTLERGSQKLLLMVGFNRRFAPQVQKIRALLAGVTGPKAFVMTVNAGTIPAGHWTQDPAVGGGRILGEACHFIDLLRFLAGAPIAQHARIGMASATGDTVSLQLGFADGSIGTVHYLANGSKAFPKERLEVFAAGRVLQLDNFRRLTGFGWPGFKKLNLWRQDKGQRACVAAFVQALRTGGPAPIPVEEILEVSRVTIELAKPV from the coding sequence TTGAAACAAATTCTGCAGAATCTTAAGGATGGCCGTACTGAGCTGGCCGAGGTGCCCTGTCCGCGGGTGGGTCGCGGGGCGCTGTTGATCCGCACGTCTTGTACGCTGATCTCCGCCGGGACTGAGCGGATGTTGGTGGACTTCGGTAAGGCCAATCCACTGGAGAAGGCGCGCCAGCAGCCGGAGAAGGTGCGGCAGGTGTTGGAGAAGGTGCGCACCGATGGTCTGGTGCCGACCCTGGAGGCGGTGCGCAACAAGCTGGAGCAGCCGTTGCCGCTGGGCTATTGCAACGTCGGGGTGGTGGCAGAGCTGGGTGCGGGGGTAGCGGGATTTGCGGTGGGTGACCGGGTGGCGTCCAACGGCCGCCATGCGGAGATGGTGAGCGTACCGGTGAACCTCTGCGCCCGGGTCCCGGATGGCGTGGGGGACGAGGCGGCGGCCTTTACCGTGATCGGGGCCATCGCCTTGCAGGGCATCCGGCTGGCGGCGCCCACCCTGGGTGAGGCGGTGGTGGTGACCGGGCTCGGGTTGATCGGGCTGATGACGGTGCAACTGCTGCGTGCCCATGGCTGCCGGGTGTTGGGGATCGACCTGGACCCGGCCAAGCTGGCGTTGGCGCGCCAATTCGGTGCCGAGACGGTGGACCTGGCGGCGGGGCAGGACCCGGTGGCGGTGGCCGCGACCTTCGCGCGCGGGCGCGGGGTGGATGCGGTGATCATTACGGCGGCGACGCGCAGTAATGAGCCGGTGCATCAGGCGGCGCTGATGTGTCGGCGGCGCGGGCGGATCGTGTTGGTCGGGGTGGTGGGGCTGGAGCTTTCCAGGGCGGATTTCTACGAGAAGGAGCTGAGCTTTCAGGTCTCCTGCTCCTATGGGCCGGGGCGCTACGATCCGTTGTACGAGGAGCAGGGGCAGGACTATCCGATCGGCTTCGTACGCTGGACCGAGCAGCGCAATTTCGAGGCGGTGCTGGATATGTTGGCCGATGGGCGGCTGGATGTGGGGCCGCTGGTGTCGCATCGGTTCGCCTTGGCGGACGCGGAGCGCGCCTATGCGGTGGTGGGCGGGGCTGAGCCGTCGCTGGGGATCCTGTTGGAGTATCCCGGGGGGGATGACGCGCGGCTGCGGGAGCGTTCCTTTTCGCTCCCATGCTCTGCTTCCTTCTCGCTCCCAGGCTCGGCTTCCTTCTCGCTCCCACGCTCTGCGTGGGAGTGTCGTGCGGACGCTCTGCGTCCCGACGGTGGGCTGGACGCTGGAGCGTCCGCGCTTGCTCCCACGCTGGAGCGTGGGAGCCAGAGGGCGGCGGTCAGCTTCATCGGGGCTGGGAACTATGCGACAGGGGTGTTGATCCCCGCGTTCAAGGCGGCCGGGGCGCGACTGGTGTCGGTGGCCTCCAGTGGGGGGGTGAGCGGGGTGCATGCGGGGCGCAAGTTCGGCTTCTTGCGCACCACGACGGACACGGAGTCGCTGTTCGCCGATGCCGAATCAGATGCGCTGGTGATTACGACGCGGCACGACAGTCATGCGCGGCTGGTGTTGCAGGGGCTGGCGGCGGGGAAGGCGGTGTTTGTGGAGAAGCCGCTGTGCTTGACGCTGGAGGAGCTTGGGCGGATCGAGACAGCGCTTGCGCCCTCGCTCACACGCTCTGCGTGGGAGTGTCGTGCGGACGCTCCGCGTCCCGAGGGGGGACTGGACGCTGGAGCGTCTGCGCTTGCTCCCACGCTGGAGCGTGGGAGCCAGAAACTCTTGCTGATGGTCGGCTTTAACCGCCGCTTTGCGCCGCAGGTGCAGAAGATCAGGGCGCTGCTGGCCGGCGTGACGGGGCCGAAGGCGTTCGTGATGACGGTCAACGCGGGTACAATCCCGGCGGGGCACTGGACCCAGGACCCGGCGGTAGGCGGGGGGCGGATCCTCGGCGAGGCCTGCCACTTCATCGATCTGCTGCGGTTCCTGGCGGGGGCGCCGATCGCCCAGCATGCGCGGATCGGGATGGCGTCGGCTACGGGCGATACGGTGAGCCTGCAGCTCGGCTTTGCCGATGGCTCGATCGGCACCGTCCACTATCTGGCCAACGGCAGCAAGGCGTTTCCGAAGGAGCGCCTGGAGGTCTTTGCCGCCGGGCGGGTGCTGCAACTCGACAACTTCCGCCGCCTGACCGGCTTCGGTTGGCCCGGGTTCAAGAAGCTGAACCTGTGGCGCCAGGACAAGGGTCAGCGCGCCTGCGTGGCGGCCTTTGTGCAGGCCCTGCGCACGGGCGGGCCGGCGCCGATTCCGGTGGAGGAGATTCTGGAGGTGAGCCGGGTGACGATCGAGCTCGCGAAGCCCGTATGA
- a CDS encoding glycosyltransferase family 4 protein produces the protein MHILFLTDNFPPEVNAPASRTFEHCREWVQAGHRVTVIANVPNFPRGKVFPGYRNRPWQRETMDGIQVVRVWTYIAANAGFALRTLDYLSFMVTGFIAGLWLPRPDVIVGTSPQFFTNCAAWMLSVFKWRPFVFELRDLWPESIKTVGAMKDSAALRLLERLELFLYRRATAVVAVTESFRRNLIARGIDGDKVHVVTNGVDLSRFRPMARDPQLAQRLGLTDQFVAGYIGTHGMAHALETVLEAAALMRARPQGVRVRFVLLGDGAQKQALKARAQRMGLDNVLFLDTVPKADVPRYWSLLDVAIIHLRKADNFTQVIPSKLFECMGVGIPVLHGVAGESAGIVEREGVGLVFEPENAQALCDGLLRLAQDQALYRQLRSHCLAAAPRYDRRGLAAKMLGVLTTVAGRG, from the coding sequence GTGCATATCTTATTCTTGACCGATAACTTTCCACCGGAGGTCAACGCCCCGGCCTCGCGGACCTTCGAGCATTGCCGCGAATGGGTGCAGGCCGGCCACCGGGTAACAGTGATCGCCAATGTACCGAATTTCCCCAGGGGCAAGGTCTTTCCTGGTTACCGGAACCGGCCCTGGCAGCGTGAGACCATGGACGGAATCCAAGTGGTGCGGGTGTGGACCTATATTGCCGCTAACGCGGGCTTTGCACTGCGGACGCTGGACTATCTGTCGTTCATGGTGACCGGGTTCATTGCGGGTCTGTGGTTGCCCAGGCCGGATGTCATCGTCGGCACCTCGCCGCAGTTTTTCACGAACTGTGCGGCCTGGATGCTGTCCGTGTTCAAGTGGCGGCCGTTCGTCTTCGAGTTGCGTGACCTTTGGCCGGAGTCGATCAAGACGGTGGGGGCGATGAAGGATTCGGCGGCCCTGCGGTTGCTGGAGCGCCTGGAGCTGTTTCTCTATCGGCGGGCAACAGCGGTGGTGGCGGTGACTGAGTCTTTTCGCCGCAATCTGATCGCCCGGGGCATCGACGGCGACAAGGTCCATGTGGTTACCAATGGTGTCGACCTGTCGCGCTTCCGGCCGATGGCGCGCGATCCGCAGTTGGCGCAACGGCTGGGGCTGACGGATCAATTCGTTGCCGGCTATATCGGCACCCACGGTATGGCCCATGCGCTGGAGACGGTGCTGGAGGCGGCCGCGCTGATGCGCGCACGGCCGCAGGGGGTCCGGGTGCGCTTCGTGCTGCTGGGCGATGGGGCGCAGAAGCAGGCGCTGAAGGCCCGCGCGCAGCGCATGGGGCTGGACAACGTGCTGTTCTTGGATACGGTGCCCAAGGCCGATGTGCCGCGCTACTGGTCGTTGCTGGATGTCGCGATCATCCATCTGAGAAAGGCCGATAATTTCACCCAGGTGATCCCGTCCAAGCTGTTCGAGTGCATGGGGGTGGGGATCCCGGTGCTGCACGGCGTGGCGGGCGAGTCCGCCGGGATCGTCGAGCGCGAGGGGGTTGGCCTGGTGTTTGAGCCCGAGAACGCCCAGGCCCTGTGCGATGGCCTGCTGCGCCTGGCCCAGGATCAGGCGTTGTATCGGCAGTTGCGCAGTCATTGCCTGGCTGCCGCGCCGCGCTATGACCGCAGGGGGCTGGCGGCGAAGATGCTGGGCGTCTTGACGACTGTTGCCGGGCGGGGTTAG
- a CDS encoding YdcF family protein, whose translation MQGLYLDKLLGQLAYPLGLSLTLCLLGLLLLALGRRRWGLGTLLVAVVWLGVWSLPAVSDALRQSLEGRFANLAVAELPVAEAAVVLGGAIDAGPPGWPYPDLGSAADRVWQAARIYHAGKAKRLILSGGRLAWQGERLPEAQAMGRLLADLGVPAAALVLEERSRNTRENALYSAELIRTLGIERVLLVTSALHMPRALASFRAAGVAAIPAPTDFEVMPQPAQALRWLPDAGALAGSTRALKEYLGWWVYWWRGWA comes from the coding sequence ATGCAAGGTCTCTACCTCGACAAGCTACTGGGGCAACTCGCGTATCCACTGGGTCTGTCGCTGACCCTGTGCCTGCTGGGGCTGCTCTTGCTGGCGTTGGGGCGGCGACGTTGGGGTCTGGGGACGCTGCTGGTGGCGGTTGTGTGGTTGGGAGTCTGGTCGCTGCCCGCCGTCTCGGATGCGCTGCGGCAGTCGCTGGAGGGACGTTTTGCCAATCTGGCCGTCGCGGAATTGCCGGTCGCCGAGGCGGCGGTGGTGCTGGGGGGTGCGATCGATGCCGGGCCGCCCGGCTGGCCGTATCCGGACCTGGGTTCGGCGGCTGACCGGGTCTGGCAGGCGGCGCGGATCTATCACGCCGGCAAGGCCAAGCGGCTGATCCTGTCCGGCGGGCGCCTGGCCTGGCAGGGGGAGCGACTGCCGGAGGCGCAGGCGATGGGTCGGTTGCTGGCCGATCTGGGGGTGCCGGCCGCCGCGTTGGTGTTGGAGGAGCGCAGCCGCAACACCCGCGAGAATGCGCTCTACAGCGCGGAGCTGATCCGGACGCTGGGGATCGAGCGGGTGCTGCTGGTGACCTCGGCCCTGCATATGCCGCGGGCACTGGCGAGTTTCCGCGCGGCGGGGGTGGCGGCGATCCCGGCGCCGACCGATTTCGAGGTGATGCCCCAGCCGGCCCAAGCGCTGCGCTGGCTGCCGGATGCGGGGGCCCTGGCGGGGAGCACGCGCGCGCTGAAGGAGTATTTGGGCTGGTGGGTGTATTGGTGGCGGGGCTGGGCGTGA